The genome window TCCATCCAGCCGAACTCGAGGACGTTGCCGTCGGGGTCGGCGAGCTGGCGCTGGTACATGAAGCCGTAGTCGGCGGCCGGGCGCTCCTCCCGCCCGCCGGCGGCGGTCCCCCGGGCGATCGTCGCGTCGACGTCCTCGCGGCTGTCGAGGAAGATCGCGGTGGACACCGACACGGACTCGGCGGGGTTGCCGACCGGCCGGTCGGAGAACGTCTGGAAGAACTCACGCGTGAGGATCATGAACGCGCTGTGGTCCTGCTCGACGACGACGCACGCGGCGTTGTGGTCGGTGAACATCGGGTTGATGGTGAACCCGAGGGCCGTGTAGAAGGCCTTGGCGCGGTCCAGGTCGGTCACCGGCAGGTTGACGAACATCGCGGTCATGGCGGGTCTCCCTCATGGGTGGTTCGTCCGGTACGTCCCACTACGCTTGCAAAAGACAAGTAGGAAATCAAGGGGGTCGGGCGGGTCGGTCTCTGGTTGGGTGGCGCGATGCCGTCCCTCGTCGCGCCGCCCAAGCTCGTCCCCGGTGACCGCGTGGCCGTGGTCTCGCCCTCGTTCGCCGCGCCCGGGTACGCGCCGGCCGTGCACGAGCAGGCCATGCGCCGGCTGGTCGACGCGACCGGTCTGGTGCCCGTCGAGTACCCGACGACCCGGCAGCTCGGGGCGTCCCCGCAGGACCGGGCGCGGGACCTGAACGCCGCCTTCGCCGACCCGACGATCCGGGCGGTCCTGGCGACGATCGGGGGCGACGACCAGATCCTCGTCGTGCCCCATCTCGACGTCGACGCCGTGCGGGCGGACCCCAAGCCCTTCGTCGGCTACAGCGACAACACCAACCTGCTGAGCTGGCTGTGGCAGCAGGGCGTCGCCGGCTTCTACGGGGGGTCCACGCAGGTGCACCTGGGCCCCGGCCCGGCCGTCGACGACGTGCACCTGGCCTCGCTGCGCGCGGCGTTGCTGACGGGGGAGACGCTCACGCTCACCGAGCCGGGTGAGTCCGAGGACGTCGGCCACGACTGGCTCGACCCGCGCGCGCTGACCGAGCACGGCGAGCGCGAGCCCACCGAGCCGTGGA of Cellulomonas dongxiuzhuiae contains these proteins:
- a CDS encoding VOC family protein, which encodes MTAMFVNLPVTDLDRAKAFYTALGFTINPMFTDHNAACVVVEQDHSAFMILTREFFQTFSDRPVGNPAESVSVSTAIFLDSREDVDATIARGTAAGGREERPAADYGFMYQRQLADPDGNVLEFGWMDPTAAEQGPEAFMSQQA
- a CDS encoding S66 family peptidase, with the protein product MPSLVAPPKLVPGDRVAVVSPSFAAPGYAPAVHEQAMRRLVDATGLVPVEYPTTRQLGASPQDRARDLNAAFADPTIRAVLATIGGDDQILVVPHLDVDAVRADPKPFVGYSDNTNLLSWLWQQGVAGFYGGSTQVHLGPGPAVDDVHLASLRAALLTGETLTLTEPGESEDVGHDWLDPRALTEHGEREPTEPWTWAGPARSVTGRTWGGCLEVLDWLALANRFPSTAALEGAILLLETSEELPSAQTVGRWVRSLGERGLLAAVAGVCVARPPVTGFDVRLDAGERARRRGEQREAVVEQVERYNPDAVVCVGVPFGHTRPQWIVPYGGHLALDGATRTVSASYA